The Corynebacterium tuberculostearicum genome window below encodes:
- a CDS encoding DUF418 domain-containing protein: MIVLHMASLVWHTKVILNGLPAALFAVLAGVTLMLMSRDFTATTFLRIIARGCIITLIGLVLLPVGGEIQIVLVVIGITMILVSWVPPLRWWWKLLLLAAATAAATIKYAPLTLPQVYPLLAYCAYFLAGMLLYEVYIRSSRAAAQWVSTGIAAVVAAAGFYFRFAPDMPGWLRFTGHTGVLGEIVLSIAVAAIVLHLCLLIGRVVPKLAYPFAALGAMSLSIYILHVLTAYYWQSHVSLHNTAWACAFIALFLVFASLWRRLIGKGPAEWAVAKVIAIAVPAGKKD; this comes from the coding sequence ATGATAGTTCTGCATATGGCCTCCTTGGTGTGGCATACCAAGGTCATTTTAAATGGCCTGCCCGCCGCACTATTCGCCGTTCTAGCCGGCGTCACGTTGATGCTTATGTCCCGCGATTTCACGGCGACGACGTTCCTGCGCATCATCGCTCGCGGCTGCATAATTACGCTTATCGGCCTCGTCCTGCTGCCCGTGGGCGGAGAGATTCAAATCGTCCTCGTGGTCATCGGTATCACGATGATCCTGGTGTCCTGGGTCCCGCCGCTGCGCTGGTGGTGGAAGCTCCTGCTCCTCGCCGCTGCCACCGCCGCCGCGACCATAAAATATGCGCCGCTGACCCTGCCGCAGGTCTATCCGCTGCTGGCCTATTGCGCCTATTTCCTCGCTGGCATGCTGCTCTATGAGGTCTATATCCGCAGCTCCCGTGCCGCTGCCCAGTGGGTGTCCACCGGCATCGCCGCCGTGGTCGCCGCTGCCGGTTTTTACTTCCGCTTTGCCCCGGACATGCCTGGCTGGCTGCGCTTTACCGGCCACACCGGCGTGCTGGGAGAGATTGTCCTATCCATCGCCGTCGCCGCGATCGTCCTGCACTTATGCCTGCTTATCGGTCGAGTGGTGCCTAAGCTGGCGTATCCCTTTGCTGCGCTGGGGGCAATGTCGCTGAGCATCTACATCCTGCATGTACTCACCGCTTACTACTGGCAGAGCCACGTCTCCCTGCACAACACCGCCTGGGCCTGCGCGTTCATCGCCCTCTTCCTCGTCTTCGCGAGCCTATGGCGCCGCCTGATAGGGAAGGGGCCGGCCGAATGGGCCGTCGCCAAAGTTATCGCCATCGCCGTTCCTGCCGGAAAGAAGGACTAA
- a CDS encoding trypsin-like serine protease, protein MQHKIFPALLAASIVALTAAPATALEHGEPAPDSPEARTVAQLKIGRVGSFGDCTGTLVAAQWVLTARHCLESVNNEGTQARINGTTYDADSWALSPLSDAALLHLTTPVTDTTPAEISAHVPEPGQRGTLYGWSSSSSMARRGQLPQAEMEVAELLGAGPAGPASSTEPGAADAAEDGAEDAAGGESIPAAEAMPGLSAPEGTESVPAGEAMPGGAPDGPMPLIESAILDVHSTGRAGMQGGDSGGPFFVDGKLAGLATAGTANGDPDLPSPSAAITTLAGTKDWIEGVVSGRDKEAILTAETTPEPPKTPQTSADHPWLYAGIAVLGLIAAAVASRIPGLRGRKR, encoded by the coding sequence ATGCAGCACAAAATCTTCCCTGCCTTGCTCGCCGCCAGCATCGTGGCACTGACTGCCGCCCCGGCCACTGCACTCGAACACGGCGAACCAGCTCCGGACTCCCCGGAAGCCCGTACCGTCGCCCAACTCAAGATAGGACGCGTGGGCAGCTTCGGCGATTGCACCGGCACCCTCGTGGCCGCCCAGTGGGTGCTCACCGCCCGCCACTGCCTCGAGTCCGTCAATAACGAGGGCACGCAGGCCCGCATCAATGGCACCACCTACGACGCCGATTCGTGGGCGCTATCCCCGCTTTCCGACGCCGCCCTTCTCCACCTCACCACCCCCGTCACCGACACCACCCCGGCTGAGATTTCCGCTCACGTGCCAGAACCTGGCCAGCGCGGTACGCTTTACGGCTGGAGCAGCAGTTCCTCCATGGCGCGCCGCGGCCAGCTGCCGCAGGCGGAGATGGAAGTGGCTGAGCTCCTCGGCGCCGGCCCTGCTGGCCCCGCTAGCTCCACCGAACCAGGCGCCGCAGACGCGGCCGAGGATGGCGCCGAGGATGCCGCTGGCGGAGAAAGCATTCCCGCGGCCGAGGCCATGCCGGGGCTCAGTGCACCAGAGGGGACAGAAAGCGTACCGGCCGGCGAAGCGATGCCGGGTGGGGCGCCAGATGGTCCGATGCCACTAATTGAAAGCGCCATCCTCGACGTACACTCCACCGGCCGAGCCGGCATGCAGGGCGGCGACTCCGGCGGTCCTTTCTTCGTAGACGGAAAGCTTGCCGGTTTGGCCACCGCGGGCACCGCGAACGGGGACCCAGACCTGCCTTCACCTAGTGCGGCTATTACCACGCTGGCCGGCACCAAGGACTGGATCGAGGGAGTAGTGAGCGGGCGCGATAAGGAAGCGATTCTCACCGCGGAAACCACTCCCGAACCGCCGAAAACCCCGCAGACTAGCGCCGACCACCCTTGGCTTTATGCCGGCATAGCAGTGCTAGGTCTTATTGCCGCCGCGGTAGCATCTCGCATTCCTGGCCTGCGGGGCCGAAAGCGTTAG
- a CDS encoding prephenate dehydrogenase: MSSQDVQRPICIIGLGLIGGSLLRDLAGYNHPVFGYNHSTSGARTAVKQGFDVTDDLPTILTRAETENALIVIAVPMGAVGEVLDAIQEHAPSCGITDVVSVKTAVRQQVLERGMESRYVGGHPMAGTSQSGWDNSQKDLFRRAAWGITYDYAAECEARGEKIPKEWIETFTEVVRMTQMVHAEAVPIRVANHDAAVARISHLPHVFAEILAVVGDNGGILAQSLSAGSFKDATRVAGTHPELVQQMCETNAPALVEALDEALDLLRDAREKLDSPEPSIAELSDAGYRARTRIDARSGARKESVSPVKISSRPVLRLHPGGPNWVAQLRQSESLGGRIEIF, encoded by the coding sequence GTGAGTTCTCAAGATGTTCAACGCCCTATCTGCATTATTGGCCTCGGCCTCATCGGCGGCTCTTTGCTGCGCGATCTCGCCGGATACAATCACCCCGTTTTTGGCTACAACCACTCCACTTCTGGCGCCCGCACTGCAGTAAAGCAGGGTTTTGACGTCACCGATGATCTTCCGACGATTTTGACCCGCGCGGAGACGGAGAACGCGCTCATTGTCATAGCCGTGCCAATGGGCGCGGTGGGCGAGGTACTCGACGCCATTCAGGAGCACGCGCCGAGCTGCGGTATTACGGACGTCGTTTCCGTTAAGACGGCCGTGCGCCAGCAGGTACTGGAGCGCGGTATGGAGTCGCGCTATGTGGGCGGCCACCCGATGGCGGGCACGTCCCAGTCCGGCTGGGATAACTCGCAGAAGGACCTGTTCCGCCGCGCGGCGTGGGGCATTACCTATGACTACGCCGCCGAGTGTGAGGCGCGCGGGGAAAAGATTCCGAAGGAGTGGATTGAGACCTTCACCGAGGTCGTGCGCATGACCCAGATGGTGCACGCAGAGGCGGTGCCTATCCGCGTGGCTAATCATGATGCCGCGGTGGCGCGCATTTCCCACCTGCCACACGTCTTTGCGGAGATCCTCGCCGTGGTCGGCGATAATGGCGGAATCCTGGCACAGTCCCTGTCCGCCGGTTCTTTCAAGGACGCCACCCGCGTGGCCGGCACGCACCCAGAGCTGGTACAGCAGATGTGCGAGACCAATGCGCCGGCGTTGGTGGAAGCATTGGACGAAGCCTTGGACTTGCTGCGCGATGCCCGCGAGAAGCTCGACTCCCCCGAACCTTCCATCGCTGAGCTTTCCGACGCCGGCTATCGCGCCCGCACCCGCATCGATGCCCGCTCCGGCGCGCGCAAGGAATCGGTTTCCCCGGTCAAGATTTCTTCCCGCCCAGTGCTGCGCCTACACCCAGGCGGCCCGAACTGGGTGGCGCAGCTGCGCCAATCCGAGTCCCTGGGCGGGCGCATCGAGATTTTCTAA
- a CDS encoding tRNA adenosine deaminase-associated protein encodes MSNENYSFAVTVARNAGQWLVRSFNDDFEDPQTSINAVRSLRSEGAAFALLCVEDAYFIAVRPVPGGVKMLISDATYGVDDDFAADFMDINDHEIPDVDPEEADPYGEGDFDIFADLGLSEDQVGYIIDNDEDWPSDMLLRIAGELGFGDELEDVIDNA; translated from the coding sequence ATGAGCAACGAAAATTACTCCTTCGCAGTAACCGTCGCCCGCAACGCGGGCCAATGGCTGGTGCGCAGCTTCAACGATGACTTTGAGGATCCGCAGACCTCCATCAATGCGGTGCGCAGCCTGCGTTCCGAGGGCGCTGCGTTCGCGCTGCTGTGCGTGGAGGATGCCTATTTTATTGCCGTGCGCCCAGTGCCGGGCGGGGTAAAGATGCTCATCTCGGACGCCACCTATGGTGTCGACGATGACTTCGCCGCCGATTTCATGGATATCAACGATCATGAAATCCCGGATGTGGACCCCGAAGAGGCCGATCCTTATGGCGAGGGCGATTTCGATATCTTCGCTGATCTTGGTCTATCCGAGGACCAGGTGGGATACATCATTGACAATGATGAGGACTGGCCTTCCGATATGTTGCTGCGCATCGCCGGCGAGCTCGGCTTTGGCGATGAGTTGGAAGACGTCATTGATAACGCCTGA
- a CDS encoding nucleoside deaminase yields MRRALDVAKRAPAGDVPVGAVLYDAAGTELATGVNRREELADPTAHAEVEAIRQAVRVHGDGWRLSGCELVVTLEPCAMCAGALQAARVSSVVFGAFEPKTGACGSLIDVLRAPTAPFTPQVRGGVLEGECAGLLRNFFDGLR; encoded by the coding sequence ATGCGCCGCGCCCTCGACGTCGCCAAGCGTGCGCCGGCCGGCGACGTCCCCGTGGGTGCGGTACTGTACGACGCCGCCGGAACCGAACTTGCCACCGGCGTCAACCGCCGCGAAGAGCTTGCGGACCCCACCGCCCACGCCGAGGTCGAGGCCATTCGCCAGGCCGTCCGCGTGCACGGCGATGGCTGGCGGCTTTCCGGCTGCGAACTCGTTGTCACCCTAGAACCATGCGCCATGTGTGCCGGTGCGCTGCAGGCCGCGCGGGTGTCTTCCGTGGTCTTCGGCGCCTTTGAGCCCAAGACGGGCGCGTGCGGCTCGCTTATCGATGTCCTCCGTGCCCCCACCGCCCCCTTTACCCCGCAGGTCCGCGGCGGCGTCCTCGAAGGCGAGTGCGCTGGGTTGCTCCGAAACTTCTTCGACGGCCTGCGCTAA
- a CDS encoding CsbD family protein, whose protein sequence is MGDLENKKDGLVGKAKEAYGEATDNKDVANEGKADQVTSEAKDKLSDAAEGIKDKANEVIGGLKDD, encoded by the coding sequence ATGGGCGATTTGGAAAACAAGAAGGATGGCCTCGTAGGCAAGGCAAAGGAAGCCTACGGCGAAGCTACCGACAACAAGGACGTAGCTAACGAGGGCAAGGCCGACCAGGTCACCTCCGAGGCTAAGGACAAGCTGTCTGACGCCGCTGAAGGCATCAAGGACAAGGCCAACGAGGTTATCGGTGGCCTGAAGGACGACTAA
- a CDS encoding MMPL family transporter, with product MAKLLYRLGRWSFLHKWKVIVAWLLLLAAVGGAAALLMKPMTSEFSIKGTPSIDATYKTMDLFPEGGNPANSPSVNVVFKAPDGQKLSDPANREAIDATISYLEDNLEMGDTTRFGNPLEVSPRLQDQVIHQFTDMGLPEASARADADNLAMVNDDETIAYTTFNFDAESPYSVEQADKDTVTDAMNIARDRGLTVEGNGAGFGDEIAVNSTSEIIGLGVAFIVLIFTFGSLVASGMPLVSAVIGVGLGALGMLIATHWIELNNMTPVLAIMIGLAVGIDYALFILSRYRAERRRMDGPDAAGMAVGTAGSSVVFAGATVFTALFALLIARIGFLTAMGLAAAGTVAIAVLVSLTLIPAMLGLLGDKAFNGRIPGVAGNPTRKGKRRRGPTMGNRWVRLVQKVPGLAMALVVLSLGAMTAPVLHMELALPADTTSNPDTTQRKAADIMSEGFGPGVNGPFLAVVDAHTVNADAGALAPLVDAQSQPEPAPAPEGAAPEDVAPEGGAPEDAAPEQPQPDQPEPEAEAEPEIAPAAEVVDTSADAADNSSPEDKAALASFLYTADQLKGLGGVKHAQIVGLSQDQRAAQIMVTPETAPTDAATVNVAHALRSATSEIEDATGTDIGLTGLTAVQLDITERLEEAMAPYLAIVVGLAIVLLLLVFRSILVPLVAGLGFLLSVGGAFGLTVLVWQEGLWNLVPAPGPLISFMPIFLIGVTFGLAMDYQVFLVTRMREHISRHPEGTGGRYNAVDEATITGFTQGARVVTAAAIIMISVFVAFINQPLPFIQIFGFALAAGVLFDAFFIRMTLVPATMFLMGRATWWMPKWLAKILPTLDIEGTALEEEWEAKHATPAPTPSPAHKEEE from the coding sequence GTGGCTAAACTGCTTTATCGTCTTGGGCGCTGGTCTTTCCTCCATAAGTGGAAGGTCATCGTGGCATGGCTGCTGCTGCTCGCCGCCGTCGGCGGTGCCGCCGCCTTGCTGATGAAACCGATGACGAGCGAGTTCTCCATCAAGGGAACCCCGTCCATCGACGCCACCTACAAGACCATGGACCTCTTCCCAGAGGGCGGCAACCCTGCCAACTCGCCCTCGGTCAACGTGGTCTTCAAGGCTCCAGACGGCCAGAAGCTTTCTGATCCCGCCAACCGCGAGGCCATCGATGCCACCATCTCCTACCTCGAGGACAACCTAGAGATGGGCGATACCACGCGCTTTGGCAACCCGCTTGAGGTCTCACCTCGCCTACAGGACCAGGTGATCCATCAGTTCACGGATATGGGGCTACCGGAAGCATCCGCCCGCGCGGATGCGGACAACCTCGCCATGGTCAATGATGACGAGACCATTGCCTATACCACCTTCAATTTCGACGCCGAATCGCCCTATAGCGTGGAACAGGCCGACAAAGACACCGTTACCGACGCAATGAATATTGCCCGCGACCGCGGCCTCACGGTAGAAGGCAATGGTGCCGGCTTTGGCGATGAAATCGCGGTCAATTCCACCTCTGAGATCATCGGCCTCGGCGTTGCCTTCATCGTGCTCATCTTTACCTTCGGCTCCCTGGTGGCCTCGGGTATGCCTTTGGTGTCCGCCGTCATTGGCGTGGGACTAGGCGCGCTGGGCATGCTCATTGCCACCCACTGGATTGAGCTCAACAATATGACTCCGGTCCTGGCCATCATGATTGGCTTAGCCGTGGGCATCGACTACGCACTGTTCATTCTTTCGCGCTACCGTGCCGAGCGCCGCCGCATGGACGGGCCCGATGCCGCAGGCATGGCGGTGGGCACGGCGGGCTCCTCCGTGGTCTTTGCCGGCGCGACCGTCTTTACTGCGCTTTTTGCGCTCCTCATTGCGCGCATCGGCTTCCTGACGGCTATGGGCTTGGCCGCCGCCGGCACCGTCGCCATCGCAGTGTTGGTCTCGCTTACGCTCATCCCCGCGATGCTCGGCTTGCTGGGCGATAAGGCCTTCAATGGCCGCATCCCTGGCGTGGCCGGCAACCCGACCCGCAAGGGCAAGCGCCGCCGCGGCCCCACCATGGGCAACCGCTGGGTGCGCCTGGTTCAGAAGGTCCCCGGCCTGGCCATGGCGCTGGTTGTGCTCTCCCTGGGCGCGATGACCGCGCCGGTGCTCCACATGGAGCTCGCCCTTCCGGCCGATACCACTTCCAATCCCGATACCACCCAGCGCAAGGCCGCCGACATCATGTCCGAGGGCTTCGGCCCCGGCGTCAATGGCCCCTTCCTCGCCGTGGTCGACGCCCATACGGTCAACGCGGATGCCGGCGCCCTCGCCCCGCTTGTCGACGCCCAATCCCAGCCCGAACCAGCCCCTGCCCCCGAGGGCGCTGCACCAGAGGACGTTGCGCCGGAGGGCGGTGCGCCGGAGGACGCTGCCCCTGAGCAGCCGCAGCCGGACCAGCCCGAGCCCGAGGCCGAGGCCGAGCCGGAAATCGCCCCGGCCGCAGAGGTAGTAGACACCTCCGCAGACGCTGCCGACAATTCCTCGCCGGAGGATAAGGCCGCGCTCGCGTCCTTCCTGTACACCGCGGATCAGCTCAAGGGGCTGGGCGGCGTAAAGCACGCGCAGATCGTCGGCCTGAGCCAGGACCAGCGCGCCGCGCAGATCATGGTCACCCCAGAAACCGCGCCGACGGACGCCGCGACGGTCAACGTTGCACACGCGCTGCGCTCGGCCACCAGCGAGATCGAAGACGCCACCGGTACCGACATCGGCTTGACCGGCCTGACCGCCGTGCAGCTTGATATCACCGAGCGCCTCGAGGAAGCCATGGCGCCGTACCTGGCCATCGTTGTGGGCCTGGCCATCGTGCTACTGCTGTTGGTCTTCCGCTCCATCCTGGTGCCGCTGGTTGCGGGCCTGGGCTTCCTGCTGTCCGTCGGCGGCGCCTTCGGCCTGACCGTCCTGGTCTGGCAGGAAGGCCTGTGGAACCTGGTTCCCGCGCCGGGCCCGCTGATTTCCTTCATGCCCATCTTCCTCATCGGCGTGACCTTCGGCCTGGCGATGGATTACCAGGTCTTCCTCGTCACCCGCATGCGCGAGCACATTTCTCGCCACCCGGAGGGCACCGGCGGGCGATATAACGCCGTCGACGAGGCCACCATCACCGGCTTTACCCAAGGCGCCCGCGTGGTCACGGCCGCGGCCATTATTATGATTTCGGTCTTCGTGGCCTTTATTAACCAGCCGCTGCCCTTCATCCAGATCTTCGGCTTTGCCCTGGCCGCCGGCGTGCTTTTCGACGCCTTCTTTATCCGCATGACCCTCGTCCCTGCCACCATGTTCCTCATGGGCCGCGCGACGTGGTGGATGCCGAAGTGGCTGGCGAAGATTCTGCCCACCCTGGATATCGAAGGCACCGCCCTGGAAGAAGAATGGGAAGCTAAACACGCCACCCCAGCCCCAACCCCTAGCCCTGCACACAAGGAAGAAGAGTAA